A window of the Lactuca sativa cultivar Salinas chromosome 5, Lsat_Salinas_v11, whole genome shotgun sequence genome harbors these coding sequences:
- the LOC111888044 gene encoding acid phosphatase 1, whose amino-acid sequence MDFGRLTVTFLLLSFATSSLSERLIRMSTEDRGTSSVYSGVPSSRRNTDLLCESWKFSVETNDAGVWYTVPEKCVSFVNNYLNGERYRYDSEVIADYAIEYAKTVNIAGDGKDAWIFDVDETLLSNLPWYATHGFGSEVFDEDSFNKWVDLAEAPALPASLRLYNELQQLGFKIFLLTGRTESQRKSTDKNLLDAEYTNYESLILRATSDEGKPATLYKSEKRQELIDGGYRIHGSSGDQWSDLLGFAIGTRSFKLPNPMYYIL is encoded by the exons ATGGACTTCGGCCGGTTAACCGTCACATTCCTCCTCCTCTCATTCGCTACTAGTTCCTTATCGGAACGATTAATCCGTATGTCAACGGAAGATCGAGGAACATCATCAGTCTATTCTGGTGTCCCCAGTTCTCGTAGAAATACGGATTTGTTATGTGAAAGCTGGAAGTTCTCCGTTGAAACCAATGATGCCGGTGTCTGGTACACTGTGCCCGAAAAGTGCGTGAGCTTCGTCAACAACTACTTGAATGGTGAACGATATCGATATGATTCGGAAGTCATTGCCGATTACGCTATAGAGTACGCAAAGACGGTGAATATCGCCGGCGATGGCAAAGACGCTTGGATCTTTGATGTTGATGAGACTTTGCTCTCGAATCTGCCTTGGTATGCGACTCACGGATTCGG ATCGGAGGTGTTTGATGAGGATTCTTTCAACAAGTGGGTAGATTTGGCAGAGGCTCCTGCCTTACCAGCAAGTTTAAGGTTGTACAATGAACTTCAACAGTTAGGGTTTAAGATTTTCTTGTTGACAGGCCGAACTGAATCCCAAAGAAAATCTACAGATAAGAATCTTCTGGATGCTGAATACACCAACTATGAAAGCCTTATCTTAAG GGCAACTTCAGATGAAGGTAAACCGGCTACTTTGTATAAATCTGAGAAGAGACAGGAACTTATAGATGGAGGTTATAGGATACATGGAAGCTCGGGAGACCAATGGAGTGATTTGTTGGGTTTTGCAATAGGAACAAGATCCTTTAAACTTCCAAATCCTATGTATTACATCTTGTGA